ATAGACAAGGAATCTTACAGATGGAGAGTGATGGTTCTCGTGGTAATGAGGGTGGTGGTGATCACTGTGGGATGTGTTTGTACTGGTGGTGGTAGTTGGGGCAATGAGCTCTTCCTCATTTCCAAGACTTGCTCGGGATACATCCCTCTTGTTTTGCTTCCTCATTTCCCTGATTTTTGAGAAATCGAGAGAGTAGTCAGGCACTTGACCCTTCTGGTCC
The genomic region above belongs to Humulus lupulus chromosome 1, drHumLupu1.1, whole genome shotgun sequence and contains:
- the LOC133803769 gene encoding uncharacterized protein LOC133803769, producing the protein MEDRKEKNAPWLSVPQFGDWDQKGQVPDYSLDFSKIREMRKQNKRDVSRASLGNEEELIAPTTTTSTNTSHSDHHHPHYHENHHSPSPRRSFFSYFNCCVKA